One genomic segment of Candidatus Latescibacterota bacterium includes these proteins:
- a CDS encoding PhoH family protein, whose amino-acid sequence MPKEHSETLSLADVDALNLLGVGDRHLKILEEDFDGRITVRGDKVVLTGPRPRVDEMAAVLLDLIELAKTGRAVSEQDVHYALGLRREQHGRRLSELEGAVFHTGRGAAVTPKTYGQKLYVEAMDSHDIVFVIGPAGTGKSFLAIAHGLALLRERKVERLLLVRPAVEAGESLGFLPGDLQEKIDPYIRPLYDALTDLVGAVKTKRLIESGVVEALPLAYMRGRTLNSAYVVLDEAQNTTMMQMKMFLTRLGNGSQAVITGDITQIDLERPESSGLIAASKLLAHIEGIRFITLDQNDVVRHHLVRRIIEAFEQVEASARQQQEDPA is encoded by the coding sequence ATGCCCAAGGAACACAGCGAGACCCTGTCCCTGGCCGACGTGGACGCCCTCAACCTGCTGGGGGTGGGCGACCGGCATCTCAAGATCCTCGAGGAGGACTTCGACGGCCGCATCACCGTGCGCGGCGACAAGGTCGTGCTCACGGGTCCGCGCCCGCGCGTCGACGAGATGGCCGCCGTGCTGCTGGACCTCATCGAGCTGGCCAAGACCGGCCGGGCGGTGTCCGAGCAGGACGTCCACTACGCCCTCGGCCTGCGTCGCGAACAACACGGCCGCCGGCTCAGCGAGCTCGAGGGGGCGGTCTTCCACACGGGGCGCGGGGCGGCCGTCACGCCCAAGACCTACGGGCAGAAGCTCTACGTGGAGGCGATGGACTCGCACGACATCGTCTTCGTGATCGGGCCGGCGGGCACGGGCAAGAGCTTCCTGGCCATCGCCCACGGCCTCGCCCTGCTGCGCGAGCGCAAGGTGGAGCGCCTGCTGCTGGTGCGGCCGGCGGTGGAGGCCGGCGAGAGCCTGGGCTTCCTGCCGGGCGATCTGCAGGAGAAGATCGACCCCTACATCCGGCCGCTCTACGATGCCCTCACGGATCTGGTCGGCGCGGTCAAGACCAAGCGTCTGATCGAGAGCGGCGTGGTGGAGGCGCTGCCCCTGGCCTACATGCGCGGGCGCACGCTGAACTCGGCCTACGTGGTGCTGGACGAGGCCCAGAACACCACCATGATGCAGATGAAGATGTTCCTCACGCGCCTGGGCAACGGCAGCCAGGCCGTGATCACCGGCGACATCACGCAGATCGACCTCGAGCGCCCGGAGAGCTCGGGGTTGATCGCGGCGAGCAAGCTCCTCGCCCACATCGAGGGCATCCGCTTCATCACCCTCGACCAGAACGACGTGGTCCGCCACCATCTGGTGCGGCGGATCATCGAGGCCTTCGAGCAGGTGGAGGCGTCCGCCCGGCAGCAACAGGAGGACCCGGCATGA
- a CDS encoding trypsin-like peptidase domain-containing protein, translating to MLLLTGMAGASLAKDYGALLNADTESPFRSVASKVVPAVVSIEVTRDAEAAMQDNPLFEQFKFFERRMPENHVPIPGSGSGFIIKDDGTIVTNNHVVGGTETIKVRLPGEKELYDAEVLGTDPSTDLAVIRVKDAKGRKFPYVEQGDSDEVRVGDWAIAVGNPLGELEGSLTVGVVSAKGRSQLAIQGGTPRYQDFIQTDAAINFGNSGGPLVDIHGRVIGINTAINAAGQGIGFAIPISLAEKIIPQLIAEGKVTRAYLGVLPSELDASRAEALGLDIRHGILIEDVVKGGPADRAGLREGDVLTEFAGQPVTDVDRFRFMVADRKVGEDVDVKVHRDGKDLTKKVALTEFPEDEQALAESSDTRDFFGVEVENVVGSELAEQLEIDADHGVIVTRVRAGSAADAAGLRVGDVIQKIKNLDVNTMEDFSKAAEQFRNSDKKLGLLVQRKAYSTFLFITPR from the coding sequence GTGCTGCTGCTGACCGGGATGGCCGGCGCTTCCCTCGCCAAGGACTACGGCGCGCTCCTCAACGCCGACACCGAAAGCCCCTTCCGCAGCGTCGCCTCCAAGGTCGTGCCCGCGGTGGTCTCCATCGAGGTGACCCGCGACGCCGAGGCGGCCATGCAGGACAACCCGCTCTTCGAGCAGTTCAAGTTCTTCGAGCGGCGCATGCCCGAGAACCACGTGCCCATCCCGGGTTCGGGCTCCGGGTTCATCATCAAGGACGACGGCACCATCGTCACCAACAACCACGTGGTGGGCGGCACCGAGACCATCAAGGTGCGCCTGCCGGGCGAGAAGGAACTCTACGACGCCGAGGTGCTGGGCACGGATCCGTCCACGGACCTCGCGGTGATCCGCGTCAAGGACGCCAAGGGCCGCAAGTTTCCCTACGTCGAGCAGGGCGACAGCGACGAGGTGCGCGTGGGCGACTGGGCCATCGCCGTGGGCAATCCGCTCGGCGAGCTCGAGGGCAGCCTGACCGTGGGCGTCGTCAGCGCCAAGGGCCGCAGCCAGCTGGCCATCCAGGGCGGCACGCCGCGCTATCAGGACTTCATCCAGACCGACGCGGCCATCAACTTCGGCAACAGCGGCGGACCGCTGGTGGACATCCACGGCCGCGTCATCGGCATCAACACCGCCATCAACGCCGCGGGCCAGGGCATCGGCTTCGCGATTCCCATCAGCCTGGCGGAGAAGATCATTCCGCAGCTCATCGCGGAGGGCAAGGTCACCCGCGCGTACCTGGGCGTGCTGCCCAGCGAGCTGGACGCCAGCCGCGCCGAGGCCCTGGGCCTCGACATCAGGCACGGCATCCTGATCGAGGACGTGGTGAAGGGCGGCCCCGCCGACCGCGCCGGTCTGCGCGAGGGCGACGTCCTCACCGAGTTCGCGGGACAGCCCGTGACCGACGTGGATCGCTTCCGCTTCATGGTCGCCGACCGCAAGGTGGGCGAGGACGTGGACGTGAAGGTGCACCGCGACGGCAAGGACCTCACCAAGAAGGTCGCGCTCACCGAGTTCCCCGAGGACGAACAGGCCCTGGCCGAGTCGAGTGACACGCGCGACTTCTTCGGTGTCGAAGTGGAGAACGTGGTCGGAAGCGAGCTCGCCGAGCAGCTCGAGATCGACGCCGACCACGGGGTCATCGTCACCCGCGTCCGGGCGGGCAGCGCGGCGGACGCCGCGGGCCTGCGCGTGGGCGACGTGATCCAGAAGATCAAGAACTTGGACGTCAATACCATGGAGGACTTCTCGAAGGCTGCCGAGCAGTTCCGGAATTCGGACAAGAAGCTGGGGCTGCTCGTTCAGAGGAAGGCCTACTCGACCTTCCTGTTCATCACACCCAGGTAG
- a CDS encoding UDP-2,3-diacylglucosamine diphosphatase: MPGDAVYFVSDAHFSARDSAHEREKRERFSRFLAGVAAEGAERLYVVGDLFDFWFEYRRVVPAGFGDILHALRRLRDAGTGVTLIGGNHDYWLGEHLARDWDFDLSPDGLVAEHQGRRLRVDHGDETLSSDRGYLALKAVIRNPVFLGAARLVHPDLTFWLADRLSHGSRWLDEKQMEQGRQGRPLRLKAVLNEDFDALILGHLHLGFHLRYSRWEILCLGDWILRFSYARLVEGQLTLMNDAGLTVPVETVDDPDRPPHCRLRPRPGAEGR; this comes from the coding sequence ATGCCCGGCGATGCCGTCTACTTCGTCTCCGATGCCCACTTCAGCGCCCGGGATTCCGCCCACGAGCGCGAAAAGAGGGAGCGTTTCTCCCGCTTCCTCGCCGGCGTGGCCGCCGAGGGGGCGGAGCGGCTCTACGTGGTCGGCGACCTCTTCGACTTCTGGTTCGAGTACCGACGGGTGGTCCCCGCGGGCTTCGGGGACATCCTCCATGCTCTGCGTCGTCTACGAGACGCCGGCACCGGCGTGACGCTCATCGGCGGCAATCACGACTACTGGCTGGGGGAGCACCTGGCGCGGGACTGGGACTTCGACCTGTCGCCCGACGGTCTCGTGGCCGAGCACCAGGGCCGCCGGCTGCGCGTCGACCACGGCGACGAGACGCTCAGCAGCGACCGCGGCTACCTGGCCCTCAAGGCGGTGATCCGCAATCCCGTCTTCCTCGGCGCGGCCAGGCTCGTCCACCCCGACCTCACCTTCTGGCTCGCGGACCGCCTGTCCCACGGCAGCCGCTGGCTCGACGAGAAGCAGATGGAGCAGGGCCGCCAGGGCCGTCCCCTGCGGCTGAAGGCGGTGCTGAACGAGGACTTCGACGCGCTCATCCTCGGACACCTGCACCTGGGCTTCCACCTGCGCTACAGCCGCTGGGAGATCCTCTGCCTGGGCGACTGGATCCTGCGCTTCAGCTACGCCCGTCTCGTCGAGGGCCAGCTGACCCTGATGAACGACGCGGGGCTGACCGTGCCCGTGGAGACGGTGGACGATCCCGACCGCCCGCCGCACTGCCGTCTCCGGCCGCGGCCGGGCGCCGAGGGGCGCTAG
- a CDS encoding N-acetylmuramoyl-L-alanine amidase, which translates to MTRSARFGLALLFAVAWPAASAAAAQVSGIRHWTAPDHTRVVLDLEGDYQFTIGTRQSPERVVIDLAGAQFDCGTENRPVDDDILARIRCNRLRRGAQVVLDLKDAYTFKYFALDAIPNKKPRRLVVDVFPSQRGESPAEAVAETPPAPPGDAPPPLGREVVVVIDAGHGGEDPGAIHRGEREKTITLDIARRLERVIDAMPGYRAVLTRSGDYYVPLARRRELADKAKGDLLVSIHCNSAPNRNAGGIELYYLSTQGASSRRAAALADLENRADLVGGIHPAAGDEEFRLVVNRQLGVAIERSRLVAESLRAAAYRDPQLRSSRRLKRAGLAVCKMVSMPSVLVEVGFFTNRNDFQLLASPEGRQSYADWLARGIDDYFREHAATLFDPLFARRDKLIYKVRPGDNLTRIANKFDVSVEDLVRANRLEKANHLGVGDLLLVVSETEQPVVHRVQKGENLTLIAKRYGVSVDSLLQANRLRSRDVIRPGQELVILPQGGKGD; encoded by the coding sequence ATGACGCGTAGCGCGAGGTTCGGCCTAGCCCTGCTCTTCGCCGTGGCCTGGCCCGCGGCGTCGGCAGCCGCCGCCCAGGTGAGCGGCATCCGGCACTGGACGGCCCCCGACCACACCCGCGTCGTCCTCGATCTGGAGGGCGACTACCAGTTCACGATCGGCACCCGCCAGTCGCCCGAGCGCGTGGTGATCGATCTGGCCGGCGCGCAGTTCGACTGCGGCACCGAGAACCGGCCCGTGGACGACGACATCCTCGCCCGCATCCGCTGCAACCGGCTGCGCCGGGGCGCCCAGGTCGTGCTGGACCTCAAGGACGCCTACACCTTCAAGTACTTCGCGCTGGACGCCATCCCGAACAAGAAGCCGCGCCGCCTCGTGGTGGACGTCTTCCCCTCGCAGCGTGGCGAGAGCCCGGCCGAGGCCGTGGCCGAGACGCCGCCGGCGCCGCCCGGCGACGCGCCGCCGCCGCTGGGGCGGGAGGTCGTCGTGGTGATCGACGCGGGGCACGGCGGCGAGGATCCCGGGGCGATCCACCGCGGCGAGCGCGAGAAGACCATCACCCTGGACATCGCCCGGCGCCTGGAGCGCGTCATCGACGCCATGCCAGGCTATCGCGCGGTCCTCACGCGCTCCGGCGACTACTACGTCCCCCTGGCGCGGCGGCGCGAGCTGGCGGACAAGGCCAAGGGCGACCTGCTGGTGAGCATCCACTGCAACTCGGCGCCGAACCGGAACGCCGGGGGGATCGAGCTCTACTACCTGTCCACCCAGGGCGCGAGCAGCCGCCGCGCCGCGGCGCTGGCCGATCTGGAGAACCGCGCCGACCTGGTGGGCGGCATCCATCCGGCGGCGGGGGACGAGGAGTTCCGCCTGGTGGTGAACCGTCAGCTGGGCGTGGCCATCGAGCGCAGCCGCCTGGTGGCCGAGTCGCTGCGGGCGGCGGCCTACCGGGATCCGCAGCTGCGATCGAGCCGGCGGCTGAAGCGCGCGGGGCTGGCCGTCTGCAAGATGGTCTCCATGCCGTCGGTGCTGGTGGAGGTGGGCTTCTTCACCAACCGGAACGACTTCCAGCTCCTCGCCAGCCCCGAGGGCCGGCAGAGCTACGCGGACTGGCTGGCGCGGGGCATCGACGACTACTTCCGCGAGCACGCCGCCACGCTCTTCGACCCGCTCTTCGCGCGGCGCGACAAGCTGATCTACAAGGTCCGGCCGGGCGACAACCTCACGCGCATCGCGAACAAGTTCGACGTGAGCGTCGAGGACCTGGTCCGCGCCAACCGGCTCGAGAAGGCCAATCATCTGGGCGTGGGCGACCTGCTGCTGGTCGTCTCCGAGACGGAGCAGCCCGTGGTGCACCGGGTGCAGAAGGGGGAGAACCTCACGCTCATCGCCAAGCGCTACGGCGTCAGCGTGGACTCCCTGCTCCAGGCCAACCGGCTGCGCAGCCGGGACGTCATCCGCCCCGGTCAAGAACTCGTGATCCTGCCGCAGGGCGGCAAGGGGGACTGA
- the aspS gene encoding aspartate--tRNA ligase has protein sequence MGDWKRSDACAALGAADEGREVILTGWVHRRRDHGGLVFMDLRDRSGLCQVVVDGEAESLRESLRPVRSEWVLAVRGTVRLRPADMRNAELPSGDVEVLVAELRVLNSSLTPPFPIDSFQESEVSDDLRLKYRYLDLRRREMLARMEFRHRVTLAVREFLSGEGFLEIETPLLIRSTPEGARDYVVPSRLQPGHFYALPQSPQLYKQLLMVAGYEKYFQIARCLRDEDLRGDRQPEHTQIDMEMSFATEDMVFDVVERLLGSIFRGVMGRELETPFLRLSYREAMDRFGSDKPDLRFALELTDLGDVAARSSFQAFKGVLEAGGSVKGLRVPGGASFSRKDIEALEGAAKTYRAKGLAWMKRGAEGLSGGVAKFFEGETGEALIRAAGLEEGDLLLMVADQGEVPCIAMGAVRSALGAKLGLTAGGEFRFLWVHRFPMFEQDEETGNWEAMHHLFTMPAPEDLEFLESDPGRVHGQLYDLVCNGVELASGSIRIHRRDIQERVMAVVGIDKDEAERRFGFLLGAFDYGAPPHGGIAPGMDRLLMVLDGGQSIRDYIAFPKTLQGKSLMVGSPAPLDSRQLEELHLRVMERKD, from the coding sequence CTGGGGGACTGGAAGCGCAGCGACGCCTGCGCGGCGCTCGGCGCCGCCGACGAGGGCCGCGAGGTCATCCTGACCGGCTGGGTGCACCGCCGGCGTGACCACGGCGGGCTCGTCTTCATGGATCTGCGCGACCGCAGCGGCCTCTGCCAGGTGGTGGTGGACGGCGAGGCGGAGTCGCTGCGCGAGTCCCTGCGCCCGGTGCGCTCGGAGTGGGTGCTGGCGGTGCGCGGCACCGTGCGCCTGCGGCCGGCGGACATGCGCAACGCCGAGCTGCCCAGCGGCGACGTGGAGGTGCTCGTCGCGGAGCTGCGCGTGCTGAACAGCAGCCTGACGCCGCCGTTCCCCATCGACTCCTTCCAGGAGTCCGAGGTCTCCGACGACCTGCGCCTCAAGTACCGTTACCTCGACCTGCGCCGCCGCGAGATGCTCGCGCGCATGGAGTTCAGGCACCGCGTGACCCTGGCCGTGCGCGAGTTCCTCTCGGGCGAGGGCTTTCTCGAGATCGAGACGCCGCTGCTCATCCGCTCCACGCCGGAGGGCGCGCGCGACTACGTGGTGCCCAGCCGCCTGCAGCCCGGCCACTTCTACGCGCTGCCCCAGAGCCCGCAGCTCTACAAGCAGCTGCTCATGGTGGCCGGTTACGAGAAGTACTTCCAGATCGCGCGCTGCCTGCGCGACGAGGACCTGCGCGGCGACCGCCAGCCCGAGCACACGCAGATCGACATGGAGATGAGCTTCGCCACCGAGGACATGGTCTTCGACGTCGTGGAGCGCCTGCTGGGCTCGATCTTCCGCGGCGTCATGGGCCGGGAGCTCGAGACGCCCTTCCTTCGCCTCAGCTACCGCGAGGCCATGGATCGCTTCGGCTCCGACAAGCCCGACCTCCGCTTCGCGCTCGAGCTCACCGACCTCGGGGACGTCGCCGCCCGCAGCAGCTTCCAGGCCTTCAAGGGCGTGCTCGAGGCCGGCGGCAGCGTGAAGGGCCTGCGCGTGCCCGGCGGCGCGAGCTTCTCGCGCAAGGACATCGAGGCCCTGGAGGGCGCGGCCAAGACCTACCGCGCCAAGGGTCTGGCCTGGATGAAGCGCGGGGCCGAGGGCCTGAGCGGCGGCGTGGCCAAGTTCTTCGAGGGCGAGACCGGCGAGGCGCTGATCCGCGCCGCCGGCCTCGAGGAGGGCGACCTCCTGCTCATGGTGGCCGACCAGGGGGAGGTGCCCTGCATCGCCATGGGCGCCGTGCGCAGCGCCCTGGGGGCCAAGCTGGGGCTCACGGCGGGCGGCGAGTTCCGCTTCCTCTGGGTGCACCGCTTCCCCATGTTCGAGCAGGACGAGGAGACGGGCAACTGGGAGGCCATGCACCACCTGTTCACGATGCCGGCGCCCGAGGACCTCGAGTTTCTGGAGTCCGACCCGGGGCGGGTGCACGGGCAGCTCTACGACCTCGTCTGCAACGGGGTGGAGCTGGCGAGCGGGAGCATCCGAATCCACCGGCGGGACATCCAGGAGCGGGTGATGGCCGTCGTCGGCATCGACAAGGACGAGGCCGAGCGACGCTTCGGGTTCCTCCTCGGCGCCTTCGACTACGGCGCGCCGCCGCACGGGGGCATCGCGCCGGGCATGGACCGTCTGCTCATGGTCCTGGACGGGGGACAGTCGATTCGCGACTACATCGCCTTCCCCAAGACCCTGCAGGGCAAGAGCCTCATGGTCGGCAGCCCGGCGCCGCTGGACTCCCGGCAGCTGGAGGAATTGCATCTGCGCGTCATGGAGCGGAAGGACTGA
- a CDS encoding M23 family metallopeptidase, with product MAKKSKRFTFVVIRETEHPIRQLRLEAWQLRLLLGASALLLLILLVLGVGGLFRGHSSFELRQAEAENTRLREDIQRVHARVAGLEATLQEIDEFQRWTRTVAKLEPLSDEVLAGGVGGPAPLNPPTAELASVDRRLDRLSGRAQVLRRSAESVLSALRDDQERLSRIPSIRPVVGGRLSSRFGRRVDPFTGRPAFHRGIDLSARKGTPIMATADGRVLKVRRSDTGYGNMLIIDHGNGVETRYAHCDRILVSEGQKIARGEVVATVGSSGHSTAPHLHYEVIRDDSYGNPSQYILSDEFIVD from the coding sequence ATGGCGAAGAAGAGCAAACGGTTCACTTTCGTGGTCATCCGCGAAACGGAGCATCCGATCCGCCAGCTTCGGCTCGAAGCCTGGCAGTTGCGGCTGCTCCTCGGCGCCTCCGCCTTGCTGCTCCTGATCCTCCTCGTCCTCGGCGTCGGCGGCCTCTTCCGCGGCCACAGCAGCTTCGAGCTGCGCCAGGCCGAGGCGGAGAACACGCGGCTGCGCGAGGACATCCAGCGCGTCCACGCCCGCGTGGCGGGGCTGGAGGCGACGCTCCAGGAGATCGACGAGTTCCAGCGCTGGACGCGCACCGTGGCCAAGCTCGAACCGCTCAGCGACGAGGTCCTCGCCGGCGGCGTGGGCGGACCCGCGCCGCTCAATCCGCCAACGGCCGAGCTCGCCAGCGTGGACCGGCGGCTGGATCGCCTCTCCGGCCGCGCCCAGGTGCTGCGACGGAGCGCGGAGAGCGTGCTCTCGGCGCTCAGGGACGACCAGGAGCGCCTGAGCCGCATCCCCTCGATCCGGCCCGTCGTGGGCGGCCGCCTCAGCAGCCGCTTCGGCCGCCGCGTGGACCCCTTCACCGGACGTCCCGCCTTCCACCGCGGCATCGACCTGTCCGCGCGCAAGGGCACGCCCATCATGGCCACGGCCGACGGGCGCGTGCTCAAGGTGCGGCGCTCGGACACGGGCTACGGGAACATGCTCATCATCGACCACGGGAACGGCGTGGAGACGCGCTACGCCCACTGCGACCGCATCCTCGTCAGCGAAGGCCAGAAGATCGCCCGCGGCGAGGTGGTGGCCACGGTGGGCAGCAGCGGCCACTCCACGGCCCCGCACCTCCACTACGAGGTGATCCGGGACGACAGCTACGGCAATCCCAGTCAGTACATCCTGTCCGACGAATTCATCGTTGACTGA
- a CDS encoding LysM peptidoglycan-binding domain-containing protein translates to MLLAALALLTLGLLGTSGCSKKVTRQADVTAGDYYTEEEYNKLSDTQRAKYCDDLSAELDRLNAATAQAQSEASGADIDRLKSDLAQLKSQQAAQAGKLDQLREQIAYFESLPKNYRVLRGDCLWNISKKEQIYANPWLWPRIYEANKDQIHDPDLIYPDQVFDIPR, encoded by the coding sequence ATGCTGCTCGCCGCCCTCGCCCTGCTGACCCTGGGACTCCTGGGAACGTCGGGCTGCAGCAAGAAGGTCACGCGCCAGGCCGACGTGACCGCGGGCGACTACTACACCGAAGAGGAGTACAACAAGCTCTCGGACACGCAGCGCGCGAAGTACTGCGACGATCTTTCCGCCGAGCTCGACCGCCTGAACGCCGCCACGGCGCAGGCCCAGTCCGAGGCCTCGGGCGCGGACATCGATCGGCTCAAGTCCGATCTGGCGCAGCTCAAGAGCCAGCAGGCCGCCCAGGCCGGCAAGCTCGACCAGCTGCGCGAGCAGATCGCCTACTTCGAGTCGCTGCCCAAGAACTACCGGGTGCTGCGGGGCGACTGCCTCTGGAACATCTCCAAGAAGGAGCAGATCTACGCGAATCCCTGGCTCTGGCCCCGGATCTACGAGGCCAACAAGGACCAGATCCACGATCCGGATCTCATCTATCCGGATCAGGTGTTCGACATCCCGCGCTAG
- a CDS encoding YbbR-like domain-containing protein: protein MLGALGRNLPIKITSLVLATLLWAMVAGQREVIRTLRVALDLPALPDSLMYLQSPPASVQVTFRASGRKLFWLRLRPPLLRPGLSLQATDEPVVLRLREELLDLPRQFSGTVMDISPANLRVQIAAVGEKEVPVKVVVGKEPRHPYRLAEGSTPVATPSHVRARGPRERVDRMPWVRTEFLDLSDETESGVRAVSLEAPDSLLRFEPSTVQVRYEIEAWQPE from the coding sequence ATGCTCGGCGCCCTGGGCCGCAACCTGCCCATCAAGATCACCAGCCTGGTGCTGGCCACGCTGCTCTGGGCCATGGTGGCCGGGCAGCGGGAGGTCATCCGCACCCTGCGCGTGGCCCTGGACCTGCCCGCGCTGCCGGACTCGCTCATGTACCTGCAGAGCCCGCCCGCCAGCGTCCAGGTGACCTTCCGCGCCAGCGGGCGCAAGCTGTTCTGGCTGCGCCTGCGCCCGCCGCTCCTGCGCCCGGGGCTCAGCCTCCAGGCCACCGACGAGCCCGTGGTCCTGCGCCTCCGCGAGGAGCTGCTCGACCTGCCCCGGCAGTTCAGCGGCACGGTGATGGACATCAGCCCGGCCAATCTGCGCGTCCAGATCGCGGCCGTGGGGGAGAAGGAAGTGCCCGTCAAGGTGGTGGTGGGCAAGGAGCCGCGGCATCCCTACCGGCTGGCGGAGGGCAGCACGCCGGTGGCCACGCCCAGCCACGTGCGGGCCCGCGGCCCCCGGGAGCGCGTGGACCGCATGCCCTGGGTCCGCACCGAGTTCCTCGACCTGTCCGACGAGACCGAGAGCGGCGTGCGCGCCGTGAGCCTGGAAGCCCCGGACTCCCTGCTCCGCTTCGAGCCGTCCACGGTGCAGGTGCGCTACGAAATCGAGGCCTGGCAACCCGAGTGA
- the vanZ gene encoding VanZ family protein, which translates to MRRPWLLYLLLIFGLSSIPTDPRPKGAPLLIDKVAHFVLYSGLGYVFARGEGERLGRHWRTLLGALLLASAVGMVDEFYQGFVPNRSRELADWLADVSGGLTGAVLGLSVGLNATRDGEGGA; encoded by the coding sequence ATGCGTCGCCCCTGGCTGCTCTACCTGCTGCTCATCTTCGGGCTGTCGTCGATCCCCACGGATCCCCGTCCCAAGGGGGCGCCGCTCCTCATCGACAAGGTGGCGCACTTCGTCCTCTACAGCGGGCTGGGCTACGTCTTCGCGCGCGGCGAGGGCGAGCGCCTCGGCCGGCACTGGCGGACGCTGCTCGGCGCGCTGCTGCTGGCCTCCGCCGTCGGCATGGTGGACGAGTTCTACCAGGGCTTCGTGCCGAACCGCAGCCGCGAGCTGGCCGACTGGCTGGCGGACGTCTCCGGGGGCCTGACGGGCGCGGTGCTGGGGCTCAGCGTGGGCCTGAACGCGACCCGCGACGGGGAGGGCGGAGCGTGA
- a CDS encoding PTS sugar transporter subunit IIA — protein MQLSDLLREDSIQLDLASTDKASLFQDALRHLHARGHVTEPETVLHDLEVREKIMSTGIGQGVAIPHAQSEGVPETHLSLWRPKKPVEFAAMDEEPVDLIFMILGPRGIGNEHVKILAKISRLLHGSDFRDRLRKAKTAAEVLETIRDFESN, from the coding sequence ATGCAACTGTCCGATCTCCTCAGGGAAGACTCCATCCAGCTCGACCTCGCCAGCACCGACAAAGCCAGCCTCTTCCAGGATGCTCTCCGGCATCTGCACGCGCGGGGCCACGTCACCGAGCCCGAGACGGTGCTGCACGATCTCGAGGTGCGCGAGAAGATCATGAGCACTGGCATCGGGCAGGGCGTGGCGATACCGCACGCGCAGTCCGAGGGCGTGCCGGAGACCCATCTCTCGCTGTGGCGGCCGAAGAAGCCCGTGGAGTTCGCGGCCATGGACGAGGAGCCGGTGGACCTGATCTTCATGATCCTCGGTCCGCGCGGCATCGGCAACGAGCACGTGAAGATCCTGGCCAAGATCTCCCGCCTGCTCCACGGCTCCGACTTCCGCGACCGCCTCCGCAAGGCGAAGACGGCCGCCGAAGTCCTCGAGACCATCCGCGACTTCGAATCGAACTGA
- a CDS encoding RNA polymerase sigma factor RpoD/SigA gives MRVDREPIRHSGEISLDIYLKQIHDIPLLTRADEADLARRIRAGEEEALHRLVESNLRFVVSVAKQYAGQGLSLTDLINEGNIGLIRAAERFDEKRGFKFISYAVWWVRQAMLQALAEQSRIFRVPLNRATTLYRLGKVQQRLTQDLGREPTVEEIAERLKLSRKEVRGTLDIANVPLSMDESYGEDEENPLRDYLRDEEADAPDVDTYRRTLGEDVAEVLDGLPERERQILVRYFGIGGQEPETLERIGERLELTRERIRQIKEETLQKLRSSRHGQALKSYLES, from the coding sequence ATGAGAGTCGATCGCGAACCAATCCGGCACAGCGGCGAGATCAGCTTGGACATCTACCTCAAGCAGATCCACGACATCCCGCTGCTGACGCGGGCGGACGAGGCGGATCTCGCCCGGCGCATCCGCGCCGGCGAGGAGGAAGCCCTGCACCGCCTGGTGGAGTCGAATCTCCGTTTCGTGGTGTCCGTGGCCAAGCAGTACGCGGGCCAGGGACTGAGCCTGACCGACCTCATCAACGAGGGGAACATCGGCCTCATCCGCGCCGCGGAGCGCTTCGACGAGAAGCGTGGGTTCAAGTTCATCAGCTACGCCGTGTGGTGGGTGCGCCAGGCCATGCTGCAGGCGCTGGCCGAGCAGTCGCGGATCTTCCGGGTCCCGCTCAATCGGGCCACCACACTGTACCGGCTCGGCAAGGTGCAGCAGCGCCTCACGCAGGACCTGGGCCGCGAGCCCACCGTGGAAGAGATCGCCGAGCGCCTCAAGCTCAGCCGCAAGGAGGTGCGGGGCACGCTGGACATCGCCAACGTCCCGCTCTCCATGGACGAGTCCTACGGCGAGGACGAGGAGAATCCGCTCCGCGACTACCTCAGGGACGAAGAGGCCGACGCGCCCGACGTGGACACCTATCGCCGCACGCTGGGCGAGGACGTCGCCGAGGTCCTGGACGGCCTGCCCGAACGCGAGCGGCAGATCCTCGTCCGTTACTTCGGGATCGGTGGCCAGGAACCGGAGACCCTGGAGCGCATCGGAGAGCGGCTGGAGCTGACCCGCGAGCGGATTCGTCAGATCAAGGAGGAGACCCTCCAGAAGCTGAGGAGTTCGCGGCACGGACAGGCGCTCAAGAGCTATCTGGAGTCCTGA